The proteins below come from a single Campylobacter sp. CCUG 57310 genomic window:
- a CDS encoding NADH:flavin oxidoreductase/NADH oxidase, which translates to MQELKKDMALLFTPFKIGDVEIKNRIVMPPMCMYKAKDDNGMPRCFHKLHYAARSLGGVGLIIVEATAVEPRGRITHNDLGLWSDEQIEDHAKLVKECVKYGSKMAIQLAHAGRKSECNSEPIAPSEIKFSDRYKTPKEMSLDDVNLIKTKFIEAAARAQKAGYEIIEIHAAHGYLISEFLSPNINKRSDDYGGNFENRTRLLREILTEVKAAVSIPVGVRISAHSFVNGDWSIEDSVTLARELENLGVAFIHVSSGGFFEKVDFMPRLVPLYQCSYAKAIKKAVNIPVIAVGLITTASEGEALLLGDVCDGVAYGRELLRNPNFSQLAMSELGVTDLVEKPYKRAF; encoded by the coding sequence ATGCAAGAGCTTAAAAAAGATATGGCGCTTCTCTTTACGCCGTTTAAGATCGGTGATGTAGAGATAAAAAATCGCATAGTTATGCCACCTATGTGCATGTATAAGGCAAAAGATGACAACGGAATGCCAAGGTGCTTTCACAAGCTTCACTATGCGGCGCGTTCGCTTGGCGGAGTAGGGCTTATCATCGTTGAGGCGACTGCCGTTGAACCAAGAGGAAGGATAACGCATAATGACCTTGGTCTGTGGAGCGATGAGCAGATAGAAGATCACGCAAAACTTGTTAAAGAGTGCGTCAAATACGGATCTAAAATGGCTATCCAGCTAGCTCACGCAGGCAGAAAGAGCGAGTGTAATAGCGAGCCGATCGCTCCAAGTGAGATTAAATTTAGCGACAGATATAAAACTCCAAAAGAGATGAGTTTGGATGATGTAAATTTGATTAAGACTAAATTCATAGAAGCTGCCGCTAGAGCCCAAAAAGCGGGATATGAGATCATCGAAATTCACGCTGCACACGGATATCTCATAAGCGAATTCCTGTCGCCAAATATCAATAAAAGAAGTGATGATTACGGTGGAAACTTTGAAAACCGCACAAGGCTTTTAAGAGAAATTTTAACCGAAGTAAAAGCGGCTGTGAGTATCCCGGTAGGAGTTAGGATAAGCGCACATAGCTTTGTAAATGGCGACTGGAGTATAGAAGATAGCGTTACTTTGGCGCGCGAGCTTGAAAATTTAGGAGTGGCGTTTATACATGTTTCTTCAGGCGGATTTTTTGAAAAAGTTGATTTTATGCCTCGCCTTGTGCCGTTATATCAGTGCTCTTATGCAAAAGCCATTAAAAAAGCTGTAAATATACCTGTTATAGCCGTTGGACTCATAACTACCGCTAGTGAAGGCGAAGCCTTGCTTCTTGGCGATGTATGTGACGGAGTTGCTTACGGAAGAGAGCTGCTTAGAAATCCGAATTTTTCGCAGCTTGCAATGAGCGAGCTAGGTGTAACAGACCTCGTAGAAAAGCCTTATAAAAGAGCATTTTGA